One Paracidovorax avenae ATCC 19860 genomic region harbors:
- a CDS encoding glutathione S-transferase family protein, whose amino-acid sequence MVPSLPEPILHHYPSSPFSEKIRLALGFKQLAWKSVIVPSIAPKPDVVALTGGYRRTPFLQIGADIYCDTALICDVLEHLQPEPVLYPLALKGVSRVFAQWSDTTLFWAAMAYNLQPRGAAELFANLPPAAAQAFGADRKAMSAGMNRLRPQDATAAYRSYLRRIAHMVEEHDYLFGAEPCVADFAAYHPLWFTRQCVPVMSDIFKTTPAVLEWMDRIAAIGHGRMEKFSAQDAITVAAGTEPLPLVDDVFQDEHGIPLGARVSIAAETFGTEPTEGRLVAATRTRYTLARTDPRAGTLHVHFPRIGYTLTSTETTTP is encoded by the coding sequence ATGGTCCCGTCCCTGCCTGAACCCATCCTCCACCACTATCCCTCGTCGCCGTTCTCGGAAAAGATCCGCCTCGCCCTCGGCTTCAAGCAACTGGCCTGGAAGTCGGTGATCGTTCCGAGCATCGCGCCCAAGCCCGACGTGGTGGCGCTCACGGGCGGATACCGCCGCACGCCGTTCCTGCAGATCGGTGCCGACATCTATTGCGACACGGCCCTCATCTGCGACGTGCTGGAACACCTGCAGCCCGAGCCCGTGCTGTATCCGCTCGCCCTCAAGGGCGTGTCCCGCGTGTTCGCGCAATGGTCGGACACCACGCTGTTCTGGGCGGCCATGGCCTACAACCTCCAGCCGCGGGGGGCCGCGGAGCTGTTCGCCAACCTGCCGCCCGCGGCCGCCCAGGCCTTCGGTGCCGACCGCAAGGCCATGAGCGCCGGCATGAACCGCCTGCGCCCGCAGGACGCCACGGCCGCCTACCGCTCCTACCTGCGGCGCATCGCCCACATGGTCGAGGAGCACGACTACCTCTTCGGTGCAGAGCCCTGCGTGGCGGACTTCGCTGCCTACCACCCCTTGTGGTTCACCCGGCAGTGCGTCCCGGTGATGTCCGACATCTTCAAGACCACCCCCGCCGTGCTGGAGTGGATGGACCGCATCGCCGCCATCGGCCATGGGCGCATGGAGAAATTCAGCGCCCAGGATGCCATCACGGTGGCCGCCGGGACCGAGCCGCTGCCGCTCGTGGACGACGTCTTCCAGGACGAGCACGGCATACCGCTGGGCGCGCGCGTGTCGATCGCCGCGGAGACCTTCGGTACCGAACCGACCGAAGGCCGCCTTGTCGCCGCCACCCGCACGCGCTACACGCTGGCACGCACCGACCCGCGCGCGGGCACGCTCCACGTGCACTTCCCGCGCATCGGCTACACGCTCACTTCCACGGAGACAACCACACCATGA
- a CDS encoding SDR family oxidoreductase, whose protein sequence is MIEDFQGKTAVLTGAGSGFGLECARIGARRGMRLVLVDVQQDALDQAEAEVRAAGADVLARRVDVSDAGQMERLASDVRERFGAPHFVFNNAGVGAGGLVWENTVADWNWVLGVNLMGVVHGVRLFTPMMLDAARQDPAWRGHIVNTASMAGLLTPPNMGIYNVSKHAVVSLTETLYQDLALVTDQIGASVLCPYFVPTGIGRSERNRPDAPAAPPTRSQLIGQAMNDKAVGSGKVTAAEVAQIVFDGIAANRFYLFSHPQALGNVQSRMESIVAVRNPPDPFLERPDIGQRLREQLRAEPGATA, encoded by the coding sequence ATGATCGAAGACTTCCAGGGCAAGACCGCCGTGCTCACGGGCGCGGGATCGGGATTCGGACTCGAATGCGCCCGCATCGGCGCGCGGCGCGGCATGCGCCTCGTGCTGGTCGATGTGCAGCAGGACGCGCTGGACCAGGCCGAGGCCGAGGTCCGGGCTGCCGGTGCCGACGTGCTGGCCAGGCGGGTGGATGTCTCCGACGCCGGGCAGATGGAGCGCCTCGCGTCCGACGTCCGGGAACGTTTCGGCGCACCGCATTTCGTCTTCAACAATGCCGGCGTGGGCGCCGGGGGCCTGGTCTGGGAGAACACCGTCGCCGACTGGAACTGGGTGCTCGGCGTGAACCTCATGGGCGTGGTGCATGGCGTGCGCCTCTTCACGCCCATGATGCTCGATGCCGCGCGGCAGGATCCGGCCTGGCGTGGCCACATCGTCAACACGGCCAGCATGGCCGGCCTGCTCACGCCCCCGAACATGGGCATCTACAACGTGAGCAAGCACGCCGTGGTGAGCCTCACCGAAACCCTGTACCAGGATCTGGCGCTGGTCACGGACCAGATCGGCGCCAGCGTGCTCTGCCCGTATTTCGTGCCCACCGGCATCGGCCGCAGCGAGCGCAACCGGCCGGATGCGCCGGCCGCGCCACCCACGCGCAGCCAGCTCATCGGCCAGGCGATGAACGACAAGGCGGTGGGCAGCGGCAAGGTCACTGCTGCCGAAGTGGCGCAGATAGTGTTCGACGGCATCGCCGCCAACCGCTTCTATCTCTTCAGCCATCCCCAGGCGCTGGGCAACGTGCAAAGCCGCATGGAAAGCATCGTGGCCGTGCGCAACCCGCCCGATCCGTTCCTGGAGCGGCCCGACATCGGCCAGCGCCTGCGCGAGCAGCTGCGTGCGGAGCCCGGCGCCACCGCCTGA